A region of the Hylaeus volcanicus isolate JK05 chromosome 5, UHH_iyHylVolc1.0_haploid, whole genome shotgun sequence genome:
CCGTTTCCTCAATTATCGCGATACACTAGCGACAAAGCGGACAACGAAGAGGATTTCGATTACAGTCATCGAGCAGTGAAGCATCGTCGAAACAATGGACGCGAGGAATCTCGACCAGGGAATTACGACAAACGCGTATATAGGGGACGAagtgagaaaagaaaagactcTCGAGCCTCGGCTACGCAAAATCTAGCCAACTCCAAAGAAACGAGCGATAGGATGGAACAAGTGATTTGGAGTCCTGCGGATAACAAAGAAGCAACGTCCGTCAGGTATCGAGAGGCTTTTCAAATACGGCCTAACGACTACGAGCATGAACTAGACGACGAAGAGTACCTGAAGCCACGTCCAAGGAAACGAAGACCACCGCAAAATTACGAGTTCGCTTTAGCCGAAAACGAGACGGAAAGCAATCCTGGGTCTTGGCAGAGTTCCTCCGAATCAGAACGCGGTAATCAATTCACGCAGAACGCCGTGGAGCTGAGGTCTCTTCTAAAGATGCAGCAGGAAGAGGGTCTGAGTTTGTCAGAACTCCTGCAGCGGAAAAATCTGACTCTGGACGATCTCCTGAAAGGTAAAGCGGACGCGATCAACGCATTGAAATCGAAAGACGTCGAGACAGAGGATTATATCGAGGAAGCGTCTAGAATGATGTACAATACCCTTACGAAAGCCACCAGCACCACGAAGAAACCGCAGTATACTGCTAATACAGAAACCACGAGAACGAAGAATGCTCCGAGAGACGATGGCCTAATGATTTCATTCGTGGACACGGTGGATGTTCTGTGGCGCAAGAATCTCACCGATTCCTCGTGGCCTTCTTTAAACCTCGGGAACGCAACTACTGGAAAATCGATTAGCGTCAATCTTGATCCAGGGCCAGTCCAAGTAACGCCCATCGCGAGAGCACCGGCAGCGATTACGACATCGATGCCGACTGCAACGAATTCCGTGCAGTTCTTGCAGGATAACGGTGCTACGAAATTACGGGACGGTGACGAAATCAAAGCGGAGAGCTTGGACGAAGACGAGATCATGGAATTTTCGGATTTCACcgattataaaaatggacggAACGGCATGTCTCCGGTTTGGTTGATGGCGAAGGACGGGGAAAGCGACGCGGAACCTACTTTGAAGATCAACGAGGACAGAGGCTCGACGTTGAGCATCGAGCAGATCTTGAATCCGACGGAAAGCACCGCGTCGACGAGAAATGTATTTCCTGAAAATGAACGCGTCGATGCGACCAAGTTGATCGCAAAAGAAATTCAGCGGCCACAGATCCTCGTCGAGCATCAGGAGAGCGATTACACCACGTTTTCAGAACTGGAATATCAGGAGGACGCGCCGTTGACGTACCACGATCTAGAACAAAACACTCAAATTAACACTCCCGCTGACGAAGACAGTACAAGCACGATGGACAAAATTGAATCTGCATCGGATGCAACGTCTTATGGTACAACCACGGAGGATCGACGAACGTTTTTGAACAACGTCGATTACTCCTTGAAAAACCATCAAATCGCGAACGCCACCGAGAAGCATAATCGCGAGGATGCGACGTCGGAAATAGAACCAGAAGCTCGAGCGGAGATCTTCGAATTGTTCGCGTCTGGATCCGCGGGTAAGAGATTGGAACGCCTTCTTAAATCAAGAAACATGAGCTTGGAGGAACTGATCGCTTTGCGACAGCGGGGCTCCAGCAAGGTTCACCTGGCCGAAGTGTCGCGACTAAAAGCACGGAAGCCGAACAATGAGGATGGAGCGAAGGGCAGAAGTAACTCGGAGACGAACGAATTATCCAAGGGGACTTCTTATGAATTTAGGGAGAGAAACGGAACCGATATCTCAtcgaaatcgttcgaaaacGCGACCAACAGTGCTCCAATCTCGAATCtaatgaattttgttcgtCCAGTGGAGAGTACTACTAAACGATTACAATCGAATTTCGATTCGGGAATCAAGAACGAAGACATGGAGGAGCGTCGTCGTACAGTCCAGATCGTTGATCTGTTAACGACCTTCGGTTCTCTTCCTTTCGCGAAGGACCTCCAGCGTGACTTTGCGGGTGAATATAAAGCGGACAAAAAGTTGCCTGAGCGGAACAGCGATCTTGGTGTCGTGTTCGTAAACGATACAGAAACGGTACATAAAAACGACACCGCGAACGTCGTTCAGTCTGGGTATGTAAAAGAGATTCTCGAGAAGATACCGAATTCTATCGACATACAAACGGTATTCAGAGAAACTAGCGTATTTGACAGGGACGAAGAGGATGACAAGAACGAACGGGGAAGGACTCTCTCAAAAGTGAAGCCCAGCATAATAGCGAGCGGCGCGATCCTTGGTGTGACGATTGTGGTTTTCCTGGCGATATTCATCGTATGCAGGATTCGACAGAAACAAAAGTACAGATACAGGAACACCTTTTCCAGGGCAGTGTTTCAAGGTCCTATATTAGCGGCCAGGAAACTCTCGAATTCGAGCAGTCTGAGCACCGTGATGGTGAACGTGGTCGCCACATCGACGACAAAAAGACCTGAGAGAAACGAAACCCGACAACCTGTGGGAGAGATGGAATGTAGAAGTGATATCGATAATGATTCACTGGATGCTAACGACAGCTGGGAAACTATACCTGATTACATGAAATAACGGCAGACCTATTTAAACGTATTTGCAATATTTCCAGTGGGACGCTTGACAAACAACAGTATTTTCTTGTCTACGTTGAGTTAAACCCTAGACATTGcgcatatatttttaaagtgacTCCCTGTATTTACGTATATACCGAAGGCTGACCATGTACCTTGACTTTAATGactatacaaaataatagatGTTAGATACCTTAGTAGATCGACCATTGAATTACCGACTCCAATGTTTCTATCGGTCTGTAAACTAATTTTACAGACACGGACGTTTGTACATATAACTGTATAGAATTTTTGATCAACTTTACCcgataaaattttatgtaatttagaATGTTAGAGTTAGCGTGATTCTCTTTGTAAGGACCCGTTTTGGAATTTCTCTTGATATCGAAAAGTGTATGCGTTACGCTGATGTAAACCAACTATTTCAAACTCATAcgtgtaaaataaagtatatttatttataccagGTTAATGAATGTATCTTAttaatatagaattattatcttaatatagaaaatacgGTATTGGTTTATCGCTACTCACCAGTATCTTTCGTACGTAAAAACATCCCTGAGTATAGCGGACACCGcgttattgttattttgaaaCACCTTGGTAAAGTAGGAATACTGTCTTGCAATATTTCTGCACTGTTTTAATGCAGCTTCTATaagtaaaagagaaaaatcataaaatgttattaccgtcttcatgaattttaacgattgttaaacatttgaaatattaattctcaaaataaaagtataccTAAAGTAGGACTGCCTTTAAGTTCGATCATATCAGCAGCAGTCATGTACAATACAGTGGTATAACTGGTAGGAAGAATATCCAAATACGGCTTccatttcgaattttctttatGCCTTTCGATAAGAAGCGCGATCGCCAGTGCTACCTGTGGCATATGCTGTATCAATGGATCATTTTGGAGAACAGTTAATTCTGGTGCAGCATTATGTACACTGAAAATAAGTCCTCTCGGTATCCTTAACATCAACTCATTCTTAAGGACATTTCGTTCAGCTTTTAAGCCTAAATCGTATCCTGGGAACTCAGCTACGCTTGCTCCATCAATATTTGCCCCATTCTCTTTGAGCCAATTCATAAATTGTCCAATCCCCTGGGACCGCTTCGACGACTCCGTCTTCATCTCCTCCAACCGTTTAACCTTCTCCAAAACTGACGATATCTCTATATAGTTGTTCCATAGTTGGGTAGCGTATGCTGAATTACTGCTGACTggttaacaaaaaaaacgataatttttaatttaaacgatttgGAACTCTCGAAATTGTTTTAACGGTCGAAATAAAACCGTTGcgtctattttttttttaacaagtcTGGCAAAATATCTACTTGCGTCTAATTTAATGCTTTACAATCATTTGGAATCGCCGTGATATAAAAATGGTACGGTTGTACAGTGAATGTGCTACatgcaaaaattattttcagaaaatatatacttacgatgaaataatttctcgcATAAAGCGTTTATCTCGTTTCTTCTCGTTATAGACAATTGCCTTTGATGCGGAACGTGTTGTTTACTTTTGGACGATCCGTGAGATTTTCTTCTACCCATGTTTGTACTATCTCACAGAACTTTCGTGACTTCTTCTCACATTTAGATGCATTATAATGTGTGACGCGCGCCTACGACTGGCAAGAATAAACACTTCGCCGGATCAAAAATAGAATCGACGCTCCGCGTCTTCTTGTTCCGAAACTCTGCTAACATAACCTCGAAATGAAGCTGCTTTCCTTTCCTGCGAATTGTGCCCACGAACTCCACTGCACtttattgattttcaattgcCAACAGAGGTCACCTACTTTTGCAATTACGCTAAACTTCTTGTAACAACcgcatcttttttttttttttttatattattctttcgCTGCGTCTAACCGAAACGAACATAAtcacattttacaaaaattaattttttctgtatgtataccattaaaattaattgtgtcattgtatcgaagaaataagaaataattttatgttacgttTCCACACATGTCGATATTTGCGCAATACGACACGGCACTTCGAAAATGTACACaagtatatatatgtgtacatatataatatatacacatattctATATATCTAATTATTTGTCTTCACTATAAGACTTtcactaaaaatgaaaattatatacaaaacatgaatgaaacgaatttttgttttgtataagAGCTATATTGTACAAAGTAATAAACAGGTGATTCATATATCttgataaatttgtttaagaataaatttatattgctttttattctatttataaaagtacatTAACGGGGATCCAATAAAAAGTAGTAGAGGTTAATCGTCAATAATTATCTACGTAtggtaaaaatttaatattctatttcaCACATAAGttcttgtataaatataaggATGATTATAATACACACAGTAACATGTTGGAGTAAAATGTATTAAGTATTAAAGATAAcgaaaaaacattaaattgtGCGAATGAATTTGTCAAGACAAGTACTTTTGTTTGGAgtcgtaaaagaaacaaacgaaaaatatgaTGAATTAAGAATCTGTAAAATACGTATCGTgaactaaaaaacaaatgaacgaaatgaaaatttggagaaatattaagagatcattttttttaaattatgtattggttgtttaacatttattactttgatataaaagtatttctaATACTTATACCAAGGCTAAGAGCcatgaaaatgtattatttatacttaaatttaattcagtaGTATTCACAGCTcgatttaacataaaaaatattttcttttctgatTAACTTGTCAACTAGGAGTGTATCTATAGATCCCccttaatgtttataaattatacagttTGTGtacaactaaaaattatataataaaacaattacttGAATTTTCACGCTGCAAAGCTAAGGTaactaattataaaacatCCTTATAAAAAACAACGTATTTAAGGCAGGATAAAAAGTACGATGAAGATAAGTATAACAAAAGAAGTgggaaaagaaaggaaggaacaaaaataattataatgtttgaaaatgattttaacaTCCTAATTAGGGAATTTATCTTAATTACGCAATTTGTACCAAGTATGGATAAATAACTAagttttcataatattatatttcattacgaATTATGCAGAATCGTAAGTATATTACACATTCTACAACATTACCCATAAACTTCTCCATAATTTCTTTGCAGCGGAAAACTCatatcttaaatattaaagatacaCATAcagttacaataatatataccGTTATTTATACAGCCTAACTACATAGAGCCTTATAGACCACCtgatttcgtttcgatttttgtcACTGCTACCTCAATAGAAATCCGTTGTACGTCACGAAATTAAGAGTACAATCTATCTTGACTCAACATCTTACACAAGATGTCTTACAAGTTCTGCAcgttcgtaaaaaaaaaaaaattagtgtaGTTCGTTTATCAATTCCCTTTTAATTAACATGTGCGAAACTTTTGTAGATCTTAATTTCATACCAGAATTACTctaataaacatatacatcTTTTTCGAAATTCAGGCATTTCTCTTTACACGGATACACGTTACAGTATACCAAATAATCCGTGGACCATACATTGAAACTGTCGCAGCCTACAAAATTtgtctttcatttttcgaacgaTTCAACACAAGGATACCAACTTtcgtaaaatttgttctttatgGTCCcctgtttcttcatttctttttgtaattaaacgcTTTAATAGAAACAGTATTTGTGATTACTGTAGAGTTTATCGATACACTATTCAAGGGGAACTGAAGACTATAAAACACGTagaacataaatattaaattacttttcacCAAATTTACAATTAGTTGTGCAGACATGTGGagtcaaatttataaaatttctaattttcttatatcaattaattttcttccctcgtagtatatgtatttgtacaGTTTATTACATATGTTCTATTGCGTAGCAGTATCTGAAATGCTTTGCCGCCATGTAGCATGGAAAGGAATCTTCAAGATTTTAACGCGCGTCTTAGGCAATGCGGTTAGTAAAAGTTTTTGAAGTTGTGGCAATGGCAATATATCCACTTGAGGATTTGTTAAATTTGGTTGTTGTTTATCGTCacctgaaaaaaataaaaaaatcgttgaaaaataattattcacatacaggaaatttgtatgtaatacaaaaatgtacatatttgttcGAAAAAGTACCTTTCTGATTGTCATTCTCATCCCCGACAtcctcgattaattttaaacaaggtACTGGTTTCAAGACTGGTATCGAATCACCGGTAACTTGTTTATTCATTAAGTTACACTGATCAACAAATAGTTCTGTAACCCTAAGTAACTCGAGTGTAACACCCCATACAAAATGTGTCAAATTATTTGACAATTCTGTAACGCCGCCAAGCACCATGTTGTTGGATGTTGCAGATTGAGATATGTAAGTTGGTATTATTAACAAccttttaatattcttacaaTTCGCAAGACATTTGTCAAAGCCGTTTTTCACGTCAAAGTTGACCAATTCCATTTGActcaaattttgcaatttagaTACACCATCCAAAATATCAAATGTACAACACGAACCTTGACCTTTTTCAAGCCTAAGCCGTTCTAGCTTTTGTAACTTTATTAAAACTGTAGTACCAAATTTATCTGGGAAATCAGAGCACTCTCCTAATTCTAATGTCTCCAAATTTACTAGAGTTTgtataatatcgattttcttctttccaagTTCCTTAACTGATGTTAAACTCTGTAatacgtatataaaaaaaataaaatacgtatataaaaataaaaatatatatatatataattaattaagtatGAAAATCGTGATATGATAGTTAAGAGCGAACACCACTTTAACAGTTTCCTGTTTACATTAGGCACTCCATAAAAATGGTGTTTTCCTataatgttgaaaaataattttaataatgattatACTTACGAGTTGTGATAATTGTGTTAATTCGTGTAAAGGTGTGAGATCTTCTTGCAGAGACATGCCGCTAATTGCCTTGAGCCTCAATTCTTGGCAACGTTTAAGATTCCCAACCGATTCCAAATTCAAAGTATCGCATTTTATCGACATTGCACTCAACACTTCTAATTGAGGACAGCCCTTGATGACTTCCTCGACTACCATCACGGGACATCTACATAGCTCTAGCTTGACGAGACTAGTTACACGTGGTATTACCAATAAGAACTTTTTCCAAATGCTATCTGATTCTCCAGCTACGAGCATTTTTCGTAGATCTAAGTGTTGAGTGCCGCGCCTTTGTAAAGTGTCTGCTAGACCATCCCAGTCTGTGACTTGACTGTTTTTCATTCGCACAGTCTTCCATAAAGAGGGATGCGCAGCTAAGTCTCGCCACATCTTACACACTCTCGCAGCTCGAAGCAATTCTTGAACCTtaagatattgaaaaatacgTAGCAAAGCATGATAACCAGCAGATACTGAATCCATAAAATGTGGTTGTTGTTCCGTTTCCTGATGATGTTGTTTCCTTCTGAAAGTATGAGAATAAAAAATGGTTTTCAATAGTTTCCTTTCCCGAGACAATGGcctaaaatatacataataaggGTATCgcttattaaaatacatattaacaTTGGTTTTCTTAGATAAAAGAGcaaatttatactttattacatttaattataatttcccTTAAGATTGATGAGTGAACGTTAATTTTTGAAGAGACTTTTAAAGGACCAATGATTTACAACAATAATCATGTCAAATTAAACGAGTGATAATATAAGTAAAAGCCTCAGACAATGATTTCAAAGGttacaaaatttatcattGTAAAATTACCAAAGAAgtacagaaacaaaaaacaaacaaacaggTGGTGTAAATAATAAGGAGAGCAAGGATTTTTGGATGTTTGTGGGAAAACGCACTAAGAGATTTTTGTGTTTCAGCTCGCACATGTCTTTatatctgtaaatataaaaagtaaaaatgaattagaTTTTTTATACTGAAGCACTTATCAGTAGCTGTATTTGTAATTGTAGCATGAATGTAAATAACGCATGCAAGGGTTGTccaattttctgtttttcttttaaaccaAAGGTTAAGACTACAGGGAgaagatatttttactttgataCTACAATTACAGAATACCTGCAAGAACCAACGATATGATTgttctattcatttttcacaCGTCTCAAAAATTTGGCCGCATTTCTAAGAAGCTAAGGCAGTGTGCTTCGATCACAAgataaaatcaaattcatttttcacgtcgaatttttatatttccaaatataataaacatcaGTATATATTGCATTTACAatactatttatgtaaattttgtagaaaagaatacgaatatatacatagttaTTTTGCTATAGATTCAACAAAATGATCAACCTggcataatttatataaaaaatgtttaaataaaaaaattgtaattgtttttacacacacatatatatatatgtatatatatgtatatctaatataaaattaatcatcaCAGAAACAACACACATATCTTGTAAATACAATATGTACAAAGCAACTGCCAAAACCTCAAAAGAGAGTTGCCTTAACTTATTTGgagattgtttaaaaaaaaaaaggaagtaaaaagaaatatacaggCGTGTTTGAGAAACAAACACTTACTTGCTACTTATTTTAATGGTACCCAAACTACTTGTTATAGATTGACGTGAATCTGCTTTAAGCGGATCATTATTTGTACTAATCgtattcgaattatttattacagccATTCGTTCAGGTGATTTATTACTCGTTATTGATTTAATGCTTTCTAATGCAAGATCTGTCCTTAAATTGGCCGAATCATTTTCCGATCCGTTTACAGTCGACGTATCTGTTCTATCACTGTTATTACATGTTCCTTTCGTTTCCCTCCCTAGGGAGCATAGAGTACGTTCTGCATGAGATGTATCTTTTGATGCACTTTTATCAGTTGATTCATCAATACTATCGTTTCCCAAAGATTTCGTTGACAAAGAAACACGTGTTTTTGTGAGTAT
Encoded here:
- the LOC128876921 gene encoding uncharacterized protein LOC128876921; translated protein: MTRSFRCSDRAATMWRTFCLLSLMLFAFDFPRDGSAESTRPYADRPARGENQSYQETTRGQTENNGLPRRVIYDDEVNSGESIGKWRNNGEALEPKWRDGDTVPLFPFPQLSRYTSDKADNEEDFDYSHRAVKHRRNNGREESRPGNYDKRVYRGRSEKRKDSRASATQNLANSKETSDRMEQVIWSPADNKEATSVRYREAFQIRPNDYEHELDDEEYLKPRPRKRRPPQNYEFALAENETESNPGSWQSSSESERGNQFTQNAVELRSLLKMQQEEGLSLSELLQRKNLTLDDLLKGKADAINALKSKDVETEDYIEEASRMMYNTLTKATSTTKKPQYTANTETTRTKNAPRDDGLMISFVDTVDVLWRKNLTDSSWPSLNLGNATTGKSISVNLDPGPVQVTPIARAPAAITTSMPTATNSVQFLQDNGATKLRDGDEIKAESLDEDEIMEFSDFTDYKNGRNGMSPVWLMAKDGESDAEPTLKINEDRGSTLSIEQILNPTESTASTRNVFPENERVDATKLIAKEIQRPQILVEHQESDYTTFSELEYQEDAPLTYHDLEQNTQINTPADEDSTSTMDKIESASDATSYGTTTEDRRTFLNNVDYSLKNHQIANATEKHNREDATSEIEPEARAEIFELFASGSAGKRLERLLKSRNMSLEELIALRQRGSSKVHLAEVSRLKARKPNNEDGAKGRSNSETNELSKGTSYEFRERNGTDISSKSFENATNSAPISNLMNFVRPVESTTKRLQSNFDSGIKNEDMEERRRTVQIVDLLTTFGSLPFAKDLQRDFAGEYKADKKLPERNSDLGVVFVNDTETVHKNDTANVVQSGYVKEILEKIPNSIDIQTVFRETSVFDRDEEDDKNERGRTLSKVKPSIIASGAILGVTIVVFLAIFIVCRIRQKQKYRYRNTFSRAVFQGPILAARKLSNSSSLSTVMVNVVATSTTKRPERNETRQPVGEMECRSDIDNDSLDANDSWETIPDYMK
- the LOC128876924 gene encoding actin-histidine N-methyltransferase; translated protein: MGRRKSHGSSKSKQHVPHQRQLSITRRNEINALCEKLFHLSSNSAYATQLWNNYIEISSVLEKVKRLEEMKTESSKRSQGIGQFMNWLKENGANIDGASVAEFPGYDLGLKAERNVLKNELMLRIPRGLIFSVHNAAPELTVLQNDPLIQHMPQVALAIALLIERHKENSKWKPYLDILPTSYTTVLYMTAADMIELKGSPTLEAALKQCRNIARQYSYFTKVFQNNNNAVSAILRDVFTYERYCWAVSTIMTRQNLLPSEDGSRMIYALIPMWDMCNHENGRIFTDFNETSDSCECYALRDFKKGEQIFISYGPRTNSDFFVHSGFVYMDNKEDGFKLRLGISKADSLQKERIELLNRLDLPPVSEFLLKPGTEPISDLLLAFLRVFSMRKSELTHWLRSDRVHDLKHMDCALETVVEENIRKFLLTRLQLLIANYPTTLKEDLQLLETSLPQIKKLAIQLRVTEKKILLAALEYVEQWIKA